The Ahaetulla prasina isolate Xishuangbanna chromosome 14, ASM2864084v1, whole genome shotgun sequence genome includes a region encoding these proteins:
- the GID4 gene encoding glucose-induced degradation protein 4 homolog, with amino-acid sequence MPVRSSCRCPPGPAPGAAAAARLEPPPPINTAQPGVSTSRLYSGAKFRGQQRSKGNAYEVEVVVQHVDMDNSYLCGYLKIKGLTEEYPTLTTFFEGEIISKKHPFLTRKWDADEDVDRKHWGKFPAFYQFAKIFNSDDFDYEDLKNDDFVFMRWKEQFLVPDHTIKDISGASFAGFYYICFQKSAACIEGYYYHRSSEWYQSLNLTHVPEYSAPIYEFR; translated from the exons ATGCCGGTGCGGAGCTCCTGCCGCTGCCCCCCGGGGCCGGCCccgggagccgccgccgccgcccgcctggagccgccgccgcccATCAACACGGCGCAGCCCGGCGTCAGCACCAGCCGCCTCTACAGCGGCGCCAAGTTCCGCGGGCAGCAGCGCTCCAAGGGCAACGCCTACGAGGTGGAGGTGGTGGTGCAG CATGTTGACATGGATAACTCGTATCTCTGTGGATACTTAAAGATAAAAGGCCTTACTGAG GAGTATCCAACACTTACTACTTTCTTTGAAGGAGAAATAATCAGTAAAAAGCATCCATTTTTAACCCGGAAATGGGATGCAGATGAAGATGTGGATCGTAAACATTGG GGAAAGTTCCCAGCATTTTACCAGTTCGCAAAAATATTTAACTCTGATGATTTTGATTATGAGGATCTGAAGAATGATGACTTTGTCTTCATGAGGTGGAAA GAGCAGTTCCTAGTCCCAGATCACACCATTAAAGACATCAGCGGGGCATCCTTCGCTGGATTTTATTACATATGCTTTCAGAAGTCTGCAGCATGTATAGAGGGCTATTACTATCACAGGAGTTCAGAATG GTATCAATCTCTGAATCTGACTCACGTCCCTGAGTACAGCGCGCCCATTTACGAATTCCGGTGA